Proteins from a genomic interval of Rosa chinensis cultivar Old Blush chromosome 2, RchiOBHm-V2, whole genome shotgun sequence:
- the LOC112186768 gene encoding protein SCAI, with the protein MSDNDVVSGTFRALVEGADRKFARVRDVPAYGRVHNQHYFHKVFKAYMRLWKYQQENRAKLVEAGLNRWEIGEIASRIGQLYFGQYMRTSEARFLAEAYVFYEAILSRRYFEGGSKSLGKKDLGVRFKELRFYARFLLVSLILNRTVMVQLLAERFKALVDDSRANYRETNFKEWRLVVQEIVRFMKVDTAFMNVRPLRYSAMFDSHPSSLPYVARFHAKRVLKFQDALLTSYHRNEAKFAELTLDTYRMLQCLEWEPSGSFYQKRPVESKENGSFIEHSGASAASGVIDMNLAAEMTDPSLPPNPRKAVIYRPSVTHLIAVMATICEELPVDSVMLLYLSASGTAGRSNVNQLYNSGGSQKSSKNKVPLPDQNTSRPESCNGKAESSGYYDKYLWFGPRGNGGENNLYPGDIIPFTRRPLFLIVDSDNSHAFKVLHGAERGETAALLLSPLRPAFKNPADVDLAQNGSQFTFFLTAPLSAFCQLVGLSSSDTETDVYKGAESILSDAFCKWEVILCTSTNMNLVWAQVIPDPFLRRLILRFIFCRAVLVLFCPPEDSEQYLPVCLPFLPNSVSPDSEVVQSTVLRLAKHLRVDDCFNFDNT; encoded by the exons ATGTCAGATAACGACGTTGTTTCCGGCACGTTCCGGGCGCTGGTGGAGGGCGCGGACCGGAAGTTCGCGAGGGTCCGGGACGTGCCGGCGTACGGGCGCGTGCACAACCAGCACTACTTTCACAAGGTGTTCAAGGCTTACATGCGGCTGTGGAAGTACCAGCAGGAGAACCGGGCCAAGCTCGTCGAGGCCGGTCTGAACCGGTGGGAAATCGGCGAGATCGCCAGCCGGATCGGCCAGCTGTACTTCGGGCAGTACATGAGGACGAGCGAGGCGAGGTTTCTGGCCGAGGCGTACGTCTTCTACGAGGCCATACTGAGCCGGCGGTACTTCGAGGGAGGGTCCAAGAGTTTGGGGAAGAAGGATCTTGGAGTCCGGTTCAAGGAGTTGAGATTCTACGCTAGGTTCTTGCTGGTTTCGTTGATTTTGAACCGGACCGTGATGGTTCAGCTGCTCGCCGAGCGGTTCAAGGCTCTGGTTGATGACAGCAGAGCCAATTACCGG GAAACTAATTTTAAAGAATGGAGGCTAGTGGTGCAAGAAATTGTGCGATTTATGAAAGTTGATACGGCCTTTATGAATGTCAGGCCACTGCGATACTCTGCCATGTTTGATTCACATCCATCGTCTCTCCCATATGTGGCTCGTTTCCATGCAAAGAGAGTTCTAAAATTTCAAGATGCACTGCTAACAAGCTATCACCGGAATGAG GCCAAATTTGCTGAACTTACGTTGGACACATACCGAATGCTGCAATGTTTGGAATGGGAGCCAAGCGGATCTTTCTACCAAAAGCGCCCTGTTGAATCAAAAGAGAACGGCTCTTTTATTGAGCACTCTGGGGCTTCTGCGGCTTCTGGAGTCATTGATATGAACTTGGCTGCAGAAATGACTGATCCAAGTTTACCTCCAAATCCAAGGAAAGCGGTTATCTATCGTCCATCTGTGACACATTTGATAGCG GTGATGGCAACAATATGTGAAGAACTCCCTGTGGACAGTGTTATGCTACTGTACCTGTCAGCCTCAG GGACGGCTGGTCGTAGTAATGTAAATCAGCTATACAACTCTGGAGGATCACAAAAATCGTCAAAAAATAAAGTTCCTCTCCCAGATCAGAATACTTCTCGGCCTGAATCTTGTAATGGCAAGGCAGAGTCAAGTGGCTATTATGATAAGTATCTGTGGTTTGGTCCTAGAGGAAATGGCG GTGAGAATAACCTTTACCCTGGAGACATAATTCCTTTTACTCGCAGACCTCTTTTCTTGATAGTTGATAGTGACAACAGCCATGCATTCAAG GTTTTACATGGTGCGGAAAGGGGAGAGACGGCTGCTCTGCTTCTTTCACCTTTGAGACCAGCATTCAAGAATCCAGCTGATGTTGATTTAGCACAAAACGGAAGTCAGTTCACCTTTTTCTTGACCGCTCCTCTCTCAGCATTCTGCCAATTAGTAGGTCTCTCCTCTTCTGATACTGAAACA GACGTTTATAAAGGTGCTGAGAGCATACTTTCTGATGCCTTCTGTAAGTGGGAAGTAATACTGTGTACATCAACAAATATGAATCTGGTATGGGCACAAGTTATACCTGATCCCTTTCTGCGGCGACTTATTCTGAG ATTTATATTCTGCAGAGCTGTGCTTGTGCTCTTCTGTCCTCCAGAAGATAGTGAACAATATTTGCCGGTTTGTCTACCCTTTCTTCCCAATTCTGTCTCTCCAGATTCTGAAGTAGTGCAATCTACTGTCCTCCGGCTTGCAAAGCACCTCAGAGTTGATGACTGTTTTAACTTTGACAACACATGA
- the LOC112190734 gene encoding histone H3.3 — MARTKQTARKSTGGKAPRKQLATKAARKSAPTTGGVKKPHRYRPGTVALREIRKYQKSTELLIRKLPFQRLVREIAQDFKTDLRFQSHAVLALQEAAEAYLVGLFEDTNLCAIHAKRVTIMPKDIQLARRIRGERA, encoded by the exons ATGGCCCGTACTAAGCAAACTGCTCGTAAGTCAACTGGAGGAAAGGCTCCAAGGAAGCAGCTCGCCACCAAG GCTGCTCGTAAGTCTGCCCCAACCACTGGAGGAGTCAAGAAGCCCCACAGATACCGCCCTGGAACTGTTGCTCTTCG TGAAATCCGTAAGTACCAGAAGAGTACTGAGCTCCTGATCAGGAAGTTGCCGTTCCAGAGGCTTGTTCGTGAAATTGCGCAGGACTTCAAG ACTGATCTGCGTTTCCAGAGCCATGCAGTTCTTGCCCTGCAGGAGGCTGCTGAGGCTTACCTAGTTGGTCTGTTTGAGGACACCAATCTTTGTGCCATCCATGCCAAGCGGGTTACCATCATGCCCAAGGATATCCAGCTGGCTAGGAGGATCAGGGGTGAGCGTGCTTAA
- the LOC112183968 gene encoding pentatricopeptide repeat-containing protein At4g02750, giving the protein MMLMLLGLMMLLRTTARLNILSSVSGCYYEPQRLVPSLLKLFSTHHVYTCNVKIGSLFRAGHIEAARQLFDEMPQRDLVTWNALVTGYWKNGYFQESKSLFESMPLRNVVSWNSMVAGCVENGMVDEAFGYFRAMPERNIASWNAMISGFLKCDRVEEASRLFVEMPCRNVISFTAMIDGYAKKGEVEKARALFDVMQHKNAVSWTVLISGYVENGRFDEARELYKQMPEKNVVAVTAMITGCCREGKMEDARVLFDGMQFKDDVCWNAMITGYAQNGRGEEALKLHSQKLKIGLHPDNWTLVSVLMACSTLASLKDGRQAHVLIVKHGLESNVSISNALITMYCRCGAILDSELAFKQIESPDLVSWNTIVAAFAQHGLYKKALAFFNQMRVSGFEPDGITFLSVLSACARVGKVNESMDLFDSMVNKYGISPRSEHYACLIDLLSRAGQLEKACKMIQEMPFEADFGIWGALLAASSVHSNVEIGELAAKNMLDLDPQSSGPYVILSNMYAAAGKWNDVARVRSLMKKHGVKKQQAYSWIEIGNKVQNFVGGDISHPDVDNIHLVLKKISLHMAANNFTDISVSWSSSC; this is encoded by the exons ATGATGTTGATGCTCCTGGGGCTGATGATGCTTCTGAGAACTACCGCCCGTCTGAACATCCTTTCATCCGTTTCAGGTTGTTATTACGAACCCCAACGCTTGGTTCCTTCACTGCTTAAGCTTTTCTCAACCCATCATGTATACACTTGCAACGTCAAGATCGGCTCTCTCTTTCGAGCGGGTCATATTGAAGCTGCTCGCCAACTGTTCGACGAAATGCCCCAAAGAGACTTGGTTACATGGAACGCTCTCGTTACTGGGTACTGGAAAAACGGTTACTTTCAGGAATCAAAGAGTCTGTTCGAATCGATGCCTCTCAGGAATGTGGTGTCCTGGAACTCCATGGTAGCCGGTTGCGTCGAAAATGGGATGGTTGATGAGGCTTTCGGCTACTTTCGAGCCATGCCCGAGAGGAACATTGCGTCTTGGAATGCTATGATATCTGGGTTTTTGAAGTGTGATCGGGTGGAGGAAGCTAGTAGGCTTTTTGTGGAGATGCCGTGTAGGAATGTGATTTCTTTTACGGCGATGATTGATGGATATGCGAAGAAAGGAGAGGTGGAGAAGGCAAGAGCATTGTTTGATGTCATGCAGCATAAAAATGCGGTTTCTTGGACTGTGCTGATTAGTGGGTATGTGGAGAATGGGAGGTTTGATGAAGCTAGGGAATTGTATAAGCAGATGCCGGAGAAAAATGTGGTTGCAGTGACTGCCATGATCACTGGGTGCTGTAGGGAGGGTAAGATGGAAGATGCGAGAGTGTTGTTCGATGGAATGCAGTTCAAGGATGATGTCTGTTGGAATGCAATGATAACAG GCTATGCACAAAATGGTAGGGGAGAGGAAGCATTGAAGTTACATTCACAAAAGCTCAAGATTGGTTTGCATCCAGATAACTGGACCCTTGTTTCTGTTCTTATGGCCTGTTCTACTCTTGCGTCCCTGAAGGATGGAAGACAAGCTCATGTGCTCATTGTTAAACATGGTCTCGAATCCAATGTCTCCATAAGTAATGCTTTGATTACCATGTACTGCAGATGTGGTGCGATTCTTGACTCTGAGTTAGCTTTCAAACAAATTGAGAGTCCGGACCTTGTCTCATGGAACACCATTGTTGCTGCATTTGCACAGCACGGTCTCTACAAGAAGGCTCTGGCTTTTTTCAACCAGATGAGGGTCAGTGGCTTTGAACCGGATGGCATAACATTTCTTAGTGTCTTATCTGCTTGTGCTCGTGTGGGAAAAGTGAATGAGAGCATGGATTTGTTCGACTCAATGGTCAATAAATATGGTATTTCCCCTCGGTCGGAGCATTATGCTTGCTTAATTGATCTATTGAGTCGAGCAGGTCAGTTAGAGAAAGCTTGCAAGATGATCCAAGAGATGCCATTTGAAGCAGACTTTGGGATTTGGGGAGCTCTTCTTGCAGCTTCCAGTGTTCATTCAAATGTCGAAATAGGGGAACTGGCTGCTAAGAATATGTTAGACTTGGATCCCCAGAGTTCTGGGCCTTATGTCATATTGTCCAATATGTATGCAGCTGCTGGTAAATGGAATGATGTTGCTAGAGTGAGGAGTTTGATGAAAAAGCATGGAGTCAAGAAGCAACAGGCATATAGTTGGATAGAGATTGGGAATAAGGTGCAAAATTTCGTTGGAGGGGATATATCGCATCCAGATGTTGATAATATTCATTTGGTGCTCAAGAAGATCAGCCTGCATATGGCTGCAAATAATTTCACAGACATCAGTGTCTCATGGAGCTCTTCTTGTTAA
- the LOC112190733 gene encoding putative WEB family protein At1g65010, chloroplastic: MQQHMEQPEEKDRKMKEQLHAVEVERDRALDELREMKKVAQEANMRLSEALSTHNKENIDSLKVELGKAKDLELKLAENVENAEAKTKVLVSESEERIQELQQKLTENAKTSESHMKALLSEREERIRELELKLSENVKTSDALAEIKTSLSEREERIRELELKLAENTESSEAHRRALLSESAERIRKLEIKLAENVETNEAQLKTLFCQSEERIRELEMEIEKRRKSEARILDSLITQTNQLEQTKVLLEESNSEITSLQKKLEKWEEESVQSSDLSTSHFQDSHDTNVSMRDDLESLRSELQLTKENLVDSQKKEQLASLKVEKLLEEIRALKHELKLTAEAEENGKKAMDDLAIALKEVATEANQLKDSLQMTKAELEHSREQEQRLNVVLKTNEEDFKLMLDEVRKEAERHKNTAARLKIEHEESVMAWSGKETGFVDCIRRAEDDRHAAQQENYRLHELLLETDNNAMLSKEENSKLRDILKQALNEANIAKEASVIARAENSQLKDSLEEKEEALNFLTRENENYRVNEIAANENIKELKRLLIESSKKDNKKEEKEKPPLKDVKKESKDKTPTKESKKEAKEAKPTKEDSDKEKEAGNILGKVFSFSLKELRISNSHDDVVHVVQDDDDDDDEIEIDEALKGSIFEVQSPGSANHHRRTSSAFTDYGEPLHPEDFDHLDHHLDGTHAENSRKKKALLRRFGDLIKRSTAYSYSKKEPSPDPKKELLQDAKKEPSQDLKKDPSLDSKKEPSQDIKKEALPE, from the coding sequence ATGCAGCAACATATGGAGCAACCTGAAGAGAAAGATCGCAAGATGAAAGAGCAATTACATGCAGTAGAGGTAGAAAGAGATCGAGCCCTTGATGAACTAAGAGAGATGAAAAAGGTGGCACAGGAGGCTAACATGCGGCTTAGTGAAGCATTGTCAACTCATAATAAGGAGAATATAGACTCGTTGAAAGTTGAACTAGGAAAGGCCAAAGATTTGGAGCTCAAACTGGCAGAGAATGTGGAAAACGCTGAGGCTAAGACGAAGGTTTTAGTGTCTGAGAGCGAGGAACGAATTCAAGAATTGCAGCAGAAACTGACAGAGAATGCAAAAACCTCAGAGTCTCACATGAAGGCTTTATTGTCCGAAAGAGAGGAAAGAATTCGGGAGTTAGAGCTCAAACTGTCAGAGAATGTGAAAACCTCCGATGCTCTGGCTGAAATAAAGACTTCATTGtctgaaagagaagaaagaattcGGGAATTAGAGCTCAAACTGGCAGAGAACACGGAAAGCTCAGAGGCTCACAGGAGGGCTTTATTGTCTGAAAGTGCAGAAAGAATAAGGAAATTGGAGATCAAATTGGCAGAGAATGTTGAAACCAATGAGGCTCAGTTGAAAACTTTGTTTTGTCAAAGTGAGGAAAGAATTCGGGAACTCGAGAtggaaatagaaaaaagaaggaaatcAGAAGCAAGAATCCTTGATTCGTTGATCACACAGACAAACCAACTGGAGCAAACCAAGGTTTTACTTGAAGaatcaaattctgaaattacTTCTCTTCAAAAGAAATTGGAGAAATGGGAAGAGGAGTCCGTGCAGAGCAGTGATCTTAGCACATCACATTTTCAGGACAGCCATGATACTAATGTTTCCATGAGGGATGATTTAGAGAGTCTCAGGTCCGAGCTTCAGTTGACAAAGGAGAATCTGGTTGATTCTCAAAAGAAGGAGCAACTTGCGTCTTTGAAGGTTGAGAAATTACTTGAGGAGATACGTGCACTAAAACACGAGCTGAAGTTGACAGCCGAAGCTGAAGAAAATGGAAAGAAGGCAATGGATGACTTGGCTATTGCTCTAAAAGAAGTTGCCACGGAAGCCAATCAGTTGAAGGACTCACTGCAGATGACCAAAGCCGAGTTAGAGCACTCAAGGGAACAAGAACAGCGTTTGAATGTAGTGCTAAAGACCAATGAGGAAGATTTTAAATTGATGTTGGATGAAGTAAGGAAAGAAGCTGAGAGGCACAAAAACACTGCTGCCAGGTTGAAAATAGAACACGAAGAGTCGGTTATGGCATGGAGTGGGAAGGAAACTGGCTTTGTTGACTGTATTAGAAGAGCAGAAGATGACAGACATGCTGCACAGCAAGAGAACTATAGGTTGCATGAGTTGCTTCTTGAGACGGATAACAATGCCATGTTGTCAAAGGAAGAAAATAGTAAATTGCGCGATATACTTAAACAGGCCTTGAATGAAGCAAATATTGCCAAAGAAGCTTCAGTCATTGCTCGAGCTGAAAATTCTCAGCTCAAAGATAGCCTGGAAGAAAAGGAGGAGGCCTTGAATTTTCTCACCcgagaaaatgaaaattatagGGTGAATGAAATTGCTGCTAATGAAAACATTAAGGAGTTGAAGCGGTTGCTTATTGAATCGTCAAAGAAGGACAAcaagaaagaggaaaaagagaaaCCGCCATTGAAGGATGTGAAAAAGGAGTCCAAGGATAAAACACCTACAAAGGAGTCGAAGAAGGAGGCTAAGGAGGCAAAGCCTACAAAGGAGGATAGTGATAAGGAGAAAGAGGCTGGAAACATACTTGGCAAAGTTTTCAGCTTCAGTCTCAAGGAGCTTAGAATCTCAAACTCACACGATGATGTTGTTCATGTTGttcaagatgatgatgatgatgatgatgagattGAAATAGACGAGGCTCTCAAAGGCTCGATCTTTGAGGTACAGTCTCCCGGCTCCGCTAATCATCACCGGAGAACTTCTTCTGCATTCACAGATTATGGAGAACCCCTCCATCCAGAGGATTTTGATCATCTAGACCATCATCTAGATGGGACTCACGCCGAGAACTCGAGAAAGAAGAAAGCCTTGCTAAGAAGATTTGGCGATCTTATAAAGAGAAGTACTGCTTATTCCTACTCTAAAAAGGAGCCATCACCGGATCCCAAAAAGGAACTATTGCAGGACGCAAAGAAGGAGCCTTCACAGGATCTCAAAAAGGATCCTTCACTGGATAGCAAGAAGGAACCCTCACAAGATATCAAGAAGGAAGCATTACCAGAATAG
- the LOC112187349 gene encoding lanC-like protein GCL1, with the protein MSSVVGYLASSSSSSPEGHDEGNNERLDFVRPTNSDLSLNPGETFIRAAVSLKDQVVKATWEGERSSGMGLDPTVYTGLLGTAFTCLRSYEATGNRQDLLLCAEIADNCAAVARVSARHVTFLCGRGGVYALGAVVANLVGDHQRLDLYLNLFLEVAKEKALSVGPEEGGFGMSYDLLYGRAGFLWAALFINKHLGQENVPSELLMPIVNAVLAGGRAGASDNPSCPLMYRWHGTRYLGAANGLAGILQVLLHFPLSEEDAEDVKGTLRYMMANRFPHSGNYPSSEGNPRDKFVQWSHGAAGMAITLCKASQVFPGDRDFRDAAIEAGEVVWKNGLLKKVGLADGVAGNAYAFLSLYRLTGESIYEERAKAFASFLYHNARQLVTAGQTTHAAEHAYSLFQGLAGTACLWFDVHVLENSRFPGYEL; encoded by the exons ATGTCGTCCGTGGTGGGATACTTAGCTTCATCATCGTCGTCGTCCCCGGAAGGCCATGATGAAGGCAACAACGAACGGCTCGATTTCGTTCGTCCCACGAATTCCGACTTGTCACTAAATCCCGGCGAGACATTTATCCGAGCAGCCGTGTCCCTCAAGGACCAG GTAGTGAAGGCCACGTGGGAAGGAGAGCGGAGCTCCGGGATGGGGTTGGATCCGACTGTGTATACGGGTCTGCTCGGCACGGCGTTCACGTGCCTGAGGTCGTACGAGGCCACCGGAAACCGACAGGACTTGCTACTGTGCGCCGAGATCGCCGACAACTGCGCGGCCGTCGCACGTGTCTCCGCCAG GCACGTGACATTTTTGTGTGGTAGAGGAGGAGTTTACGCTCTTGGAGCTGTTGTGGCTAATTTGGTTGGGGACCATCAAAGACTTGACTTGTATTTGAACCTCTTCCTTGAG GTAGCAAAAGAGAAGGCCCTATCTGTTGGGCCAGAGGAAGGTGGTTTTGGAATGTCATATGATCTTCTTTATGGGAGAGCTGGGTTTCTATGGGCAGCTTTGTTCATAAACAAGCACCTTGGACAAGAGAATGTGCCCAGTGAACTTCTGATGCCCATCGTCAATGCCGTGTTAGCTGGAGGAAGGGCAGGAGCATCTGATAACCCTTCATGCCCACTTATGTACAGATGGCATGGAACAAGGTACTTGGGCGCAGCAAATGGTCTGGCTGGAATTTTGCAAGTGCTACTTCACTTCCCTCTTTCAGAAGAGGATGCAGAAGATGTGAAAGGAACTCTTAGGTATATGATGGCTAATCGGTTTCCTCACAGTGGAAATTACCCCTCAAGCGAAGGAAACCCAAGAGATAAGTTTGTGCAGTGGTCTCATGGTGCAGCCGGCATGGCCATCACCTTGTGCAAGGCATCACAG GTTTTTCCAGGAGATAGGGACTTTCGTGATGCGGCAATAGAAGCTGGAGAAGTGGTGTGGAAGAATGGTTTGCTGAAGAAGGTAGGCCTTGCTGATGGTGTGGCTGGGAATGCCTATGCCTTTCTTTCTCTTTATCGTCTAACCGGAGAGAGCATATACGAAGAGAGAGCAAAGGCATTTGCAAGCTTCTTGTATCATAATGCAAGACAACTTGTGACTGCGGGGCAGACTACACATGCAGCCGAACATGCCTATTCCCTTTTTCAAGGACTTGCTGGAACTGCTTGCCTCTGGTTTGACGTGCATGTTCTTGAAAACTCGAGGTTCCCAGGTTATGAACTGTAG